The stretch of DNA AGCCGCGATGAGCACCCCGTTGGGTTCCAGCCCCAGGGATCCGGCGAACGCGGCCCCGGGTTCTGTGGGTCGACGGTGGCAGATGCCGGATTCGTTGTCAGAGCAGTTTGGATGGCTCGGCCTGCGGGCGCTGCAGGCTGGCCCTCGTTGGGAGTGTGGCCGTGGTTCCGTCATGGGCTGGCGTTGGGGAATGTTCAGACGAACCGGGATAGCCCGCAGGAGTGCTACCAGGGTGTCCGCGGACCTGTCCCCCGGACGTTGGGCCTGGTGGAGACATCATCGGGGCTGCGTCGTAACCTCTGTTGCTGTCCCTGTCCGATGGGCTGACTGCCCGAAGTCCACGTTGATTTAGGGTGGGCGGCAGAGGCATCTAAAGGACATCCGATCGGCACGCGCCGGGTCTGGCGTGAGCGGGAATATCCGGAGGATATTTCTGTGGATAACTGTGTGGATGGGTTTTCCCGCGGCAGTATCGGAGGCAGTTGCGCGGGCATTCCGTTTCACGGCCGTTGTGCTGTCACGGCAGCTTCTTCATGTCGCTTTGGGTTTCACGTGAAACATGGATATGCCGGGGTTACCGCCATACTGCTCGAGCCCTGCCGCTAGCTGAGTCCACGTCAGCGGGCCAATTTTCCCCGAGATCTCGCGGTTTTCTGGGTTTTCGAACGTTACTCATTACCTCGCGGCTTCAGCACCAAACGGGCGCTCCGATACGTGGTCCGGTTCACCCTATTAGGCCCGCTTGGCAATGGGCGCGCGGGCAACGGACCCACGGTCACACCGGCTGTGAGCAATACCTCAATACCTGTGGATAACGGTGTGAATAACTTCTGTGGAGAACTCGAGGAAGCAGTCCCTGAAGATACGGTGATTAACTGGAGAACGAGCCGGATTGCCGGAGCATACGAGTGTGAATCCCTTTCTTCACGGTTCCCCACTCGGCAGCAGCCCCTTGCCCCTCAGAGAGCGGGCGACCAGCCAACAGGTGCCCCGGGACGGCACTGTGGCTGGTCCGCCAATGACATAGAGCCAGATCGGGCAGGAGGCACGGCCACTCGGGAGAACGGCAAGTGCAGTCCGGTGGCCGGGCGAGCGGCTTAGGCGACTTGTAATGGTCCATGTTTCCTAAGAGTTCCCGGCCCTGCAGCATGTTTCACGTGAAACGGAACGTCACGCGGCATACGAGTCAACCTCGGCCTGGACAGAATATGATAGGAATATTTCAGATAGTGCTATTGAGCGACATCCAGCCCAGAGAGATAGTCCCCTGTCGTGAAGCGAGGAACCGGCCGATGTCTTGGCCGGAGAGAGCCGGCAAAGAAGGTTTCACGTGAAACATGTGCCGGGCGTGCTGGCCACACCGGCCCCCCATGACTAAGCGGCTTGCAGAAACTCGAGAGGCCGGTCTGCAATTGCGGTGATGCCCGCACCTCCGCCGTCCGGTGTTTCACGTGAAACATGTGCCGGGCGTGCTGGCCACACCGGCCCCCCATGACTATGCGGTTCACAGAAACTCGAGAGGCCGGTCTGCAATTGCGGTGATGCCCGCACCTCCGCCGTCCGGTGTTTCACGTGAAACATGTGCCGGGCGTGCTGGCCACACCGGCCCCCCATGACTAAGCGGCTTGCAGAAACTCGAGAGGCCGGTCTGCAATTGCGGTGATGCCCGCACCTGCGCCGTCCGGTGTTTCACGTGAAACACTGCCGCCTCCCGGAGAATCTCGCCGGATCCCCTGCCGGCCCTGGTTGGCCTGGCTGCGGTCCTCCATCAGGAACCGGCGGTATCGGGTGCAATCCCGCAAACGCCGAATCGGCGTCGTCAGGACCGGCGCCCACCCGCCCTGGGCCATCGGAATTTGGTCCCGTTCACTGGTGTTTCACGTGAAACATCCCGGAGCCACATAATCCGGCCCAGTGGAAGCGATTTTCCCCCAACCCCAAGTAGGGGATGGTGCTGGTCAACAAGCCAATCCCGTTGATTGAAAAACCAGGCGGCACACAACCAGAAAGAGATGCTTTTGTGAATATTAGTGCCCGGGGATCCCCCGGCACCGTAACCAATTATCGGGCAACCCGGCATCGCCAGGACGAGCACAAGACAGCGGCGGCCCCCACTTCCAGGAAGTGAGGGCCACCACTCAGTCCGCGCGGCTCACGGACCTAAACAAAACTAGGACAACACGTCCGCGAATTCCTTCTCGAAGAACTGCTTCGGCCTGGCGCCAATGACGGTGCTCTTCACTTCGCCGCCCTGGAACAGGTAGACCGCCGGGATGGAAGTGATGCCGTACTGCGCGGCGATCGCCGGATTGTCATCGACGTTGACCTTGACGACGTTGACCTTCTCGCCGTACTCCACGGAGATCTCGTCGAGGATGGGACCAAGTTTGCGGCACGGGCCGCACCATTCGGCCCAGAAATCCACGATGACCGGCTTGTCGGCGGCCAACACATCAGTGCTGAAGCTTGCGTCTGTTACGTCTTTTGCGTTGCTCATAACCTTGTCTCTCTCTTCGGTTGGTTGCTGCGCGCCGTTTAGGCGTGGAAGTCTGCGAGGTAGTGTTCGACGTCGAGGGCGGCCACACAGCCGGACCCGGACGCCGTGATCGCCTGGCGGTAGGTCGGATCAATGACATCACCGGCTGCGAAGACCCCCTTGATGCTGGTCTTCGAGCTGCGCCCCTCGACGGCGATGGTTCCCGCCGGGGTCAGGTCCAGCTTGTCCTTGACCAGATCAGTGCGCGGATCGTTGCCGATCGCCACGAAGACGCCGGTAACGGGCAGTTCAGACTCGGTGCCGTTCACCAGATTCTTCAGCCGCAGGCCGGTGACCTTGTCCTGGCCGATGATGTCCTCCACGCCGGTGTTCCAGACGAAGTTGATTTTCTCGTGCTCCTGGGCGCGGTCGGCCATGATCTTGGAGGCCCTGAGGGAGTCACGCCGGTGCACCACCGTGACGGACTTCGCGAACTTGGTCAGGAACAGCGCCTCTTCCATGGCGGAGTCCCCGCCGCCAATAACGGCGATGTCCTGGCCCTTGAAGAAGAAACCGTCGCAGGTTGCGCACCAGCTGACGCCGTGGCCCGAGAGACGCTTTTCGTTCGGCAGGCCCAGCTCGCGGTAGGCGGATCCTGTGGACAGAATGATCGAGCGGGCTCGGAAGGTCTCCCCCGTCGCGATCGTCACGGTCTTGATGTCGCCGTCGAGATCCAGTTCGGTGACATCCTCGAACTGGATGTCAGTGCCGAAACGGGCAGCCTGTTTCTCGAAGTTCTCCATCAGGTCCGGTCCCATGATTCCCTCGGGGAATCCGGGGTAGTTCTCGACGTCGGTGGTGTTCATCAGTTCGCCGCCGGCGGTAACGGACCCTGCCAGGAGCAGCGGCTTCAGGTTGGCCCGTGCCGTGTACACCGCGGCGGTATAGCCCGCCGGGCCGGAGCCTACGATGATGACATCACGTACTTCGGACGCGGTGTTTTCTGCGTTGCTCACTGAACGGTGAACCTCTTCCTTTGTCGATGCGCCCGCCTGCGTGGCCGGCCACATGGCACAACTGATACTTGGTGCTGAATATTCCGCCGGACGCGGGCGTCGCGGAAGCCCGCCACCATTCAGGATACCGGCTCCCCTCCGGAGACCGCCGGGGATTGAGGCTTGTTACGGCTGCCTACTGGACCTTGATCTCGGCCAGCCGGAGGCCATATCCATAGCGGGTCTTTGGTGCTGCCAGCTTCGGGAGCGTCTTGATGGAGACGATCACGTACTGTGCCGTGACAGGTTCCGGCAAGGGCATCGTGAGATCCGGGGATGTGAAGCTGTTGCTGCCCACCTGCTTGGCTCCATCCAGGGCGGGACGGTCGTTGGTGAACACGCTGATGCTTCCGCCAGACGCTCCCAACTGGCTCAGCGTCACCGAAGAAACCTTTGAAGGGCCCTTCAGCTTGACGACCAGGGGGACTTCGGTGGCGAGGCCGCCCCAGTTGTCCGTGGCGAACTCCATGTCCGACCAGTAGCTGGCCCCATTCCCGTCGAACGTCTTGACAAGGTCCCCGTCATACGTCCCCGCGAAATCGAAGTTCCCCAGCCGGGTGACGCCTTCGATCACCGGCGGCCCCGCCACCGGTGCCGAACTGGCGGTGCCGGATGGCTGTGCAGAGGTCTCAGCCGGGGAGCTGGCGGAGCCTGCTCCGGCGTTGGGCTGCGGGCTGCTCTTGAAGAGGCTGCCCAGGTTGGTGACGGCGAAGATCAGGCCGACCACCAGGACGGCGGCGAGGAGGCCCCCGACGAGCCAGCGCATGGACCGCGGCTCGCGGCTTTGCTCTTCGTCCTCGTCGTAGAAATCCTCGCCGGAGTCATTGCCCCGGGTGCCGTCATTGCCCCGGGCGGAAGCCGGGAAGTTGCCAGGGGCGCGGTCAAAGGTGCCCCGGCCGGCACTGGCTGCCGCGGCGGGCTCCGCAATGTAGCCTTGCTCAGCCGGGTGAGCCGGCTGCTCGACGGCGTCGTAGTCGTAGTCTTCGTCGGACCACAGGGACACCTTGGGCGGCTCGGCCGCAGCGGGAGCGGTTGCCGGCCCGGCCGGATGGTCCGCGGCGCCGTTCTGGATCGGCTGGGGCGCCGTCGTATGCGGAGTCGCTTCCTGGGGCGCGGTATCGGGAGAATCCGAGGCGGCGGCCGCAGCGTACCCAGCCGCACCTGCCCCCAGCCCTGCTGCGCCAAGGGCGGCAGCACCGTTGCCCGCGGAGGGTGCCGGGGGCGCGGCCTCAGACGCCGGCGCAGGCGCCGGCACCCGGGAAGGCGGAACAGGCGGGGCGGTCGGCTGCCGTCCTGGCTGCTGCGGTTGGTTCTGGCCGTAGCTGATGTACCCGGCGTCGACTTCCTCGTCGTCGTAGAGTCCGTCGTATGTTTCGGGCTCCTGCGAACGGGCCTGCCCAAAGATTTCACTGCCCAGCGTGTCCGTGAAGAACGGCTCCACATAGGGCGGGTTGGCGGACACCACGAGGTCCAACAGATCAGCTGCCGAGGTGTGGTTGGTAATGAGGTACGTCGTGGAGTCACTCAGGCCAAGGTCCAGGATCTGCACGTGCCCGGGACGCTCGCCCGTGGCCACCTCGCGCGCGCTCTGTGCTACCTGATCGGCGTTTCCCGGGCCGGCGACAAGGATGCTCACGGCACGGTTCAGTACCTGGTCCACACCATCCAGCACCAGATCCTGGTCATGCGAGGTCAGTACGGTGGCAGTGACCTTGTAGCGGCCGCCAAGTACTGATCCGACATCGATCGGATGGGACACGGGCTCCTCCTAGACTGTCCGGGAGTTACTGACCGTGACCACCTCATCAGTGTCCGCACGTCCCCCGGTAAGCCGGTTGACCCCTGGTCTGCAACTCCCCTTGTTAGTCTTCGATCCTAGCCGATGCGGTGTCCGGGCCACGCGGGCACCGCGCAGCCGAACCTGCAGGCCGCTATTTTTTCTTTTTCCGGCCGAACGGGAAATACGGATTATGACCGGCCGGGCCTTGGTAGGTCCTGCGTCCCGGCAGCGGGATGTCCTCCCGTCCCAGTCCGCCCTGGGCGGTGTTGGGAACGTCCTCGGAGGGGAGGTAGCCGCCTTCCGGGCCGGAGGGGCGTCGATCGAAGAATTCCTCCCGGCCCCGAAGATCCGGGCCGGCGCGGAACGACGCCGCGTCGAATTCACCGGAGATCCTCGGAATCAGGCCGGTATCCACCGAGACGGTGGCACGTTCCGGCGTCGCATGTGCCGGAACGGCGCCTTCCGGGCGGGGCCCGGGTTCGGCGGCCGGGCCGCGCCCCAGCCGGCCCAGCAAAGGCCGCAGCAGGTCCCGCAGTTCCGTCACGTGGAAGATCTTCAGGAGAAACAGGTAGGCGGCCAGCATGATGGGCCCGACGATGACGATGGTCACCAGGGCTGCGATGCGGTTGCTCCAGGCGAATCCGTCCGGGTTGTAGCTGCCCAGCAGCCACAAGGCCACGGTCCCGGCGATGGCGGACCCGAGCGCCGCATAGCCCATCCGGATATACGAGTTGGCGATGCGGGGACCGTCCAGGTGTCCCAGGAGCCGGCGGAGGAAGAACGCGCTCACTATGACGGAGAGGATGTTTCCGCCCGTGTACAGGATGGCGATCGCGAAGATGATCTGGTCGAAGGGCAGGAACTGGATCAGGAAGGCGGAAACGACGTTGACCAGGGCCAGCACCAGCTGGATGAAGAACGGCGTCCGTGCGTCCTCATTGGCGTAGAACACCCGGGACATCATGAAGTTGGCGCTCATGAACGGTGTGCTCAGCGCCAGGATCGTCAGCGTCTGGGCCAGCATAACGCCGTCCTGGCGCAAGCCGCCGGAGAAGAACATGCCCAGCGGCCCGGCGAGGGCAAACAGCGCCAGGGCCCCGAAGACGGTGGCCACGGCCATGGTCCTCAGGCCGTGCGAGAGGGCGTTCCGCAGTTCGTTCCTGTTTCCGTCCTGCGAAGCCCTGGTCATCCGGTTGAAGAGCACGGTGGCCAGCGAGAGCGCGATGATGGAGTGCGGCAGGAGGTAAAGCTGGCTGGCCACTTCCAGCACGGCGTTGCCCGGCAGGCTTGACGCCGCCGGGTCCCCGGCGTGCTCCAGGCGGAGCCGTTCGGCCCCCGGGATAGTGGCGATGCGCATGACATACAGGAAGGCGAGCTGCCCGACGGCGGCAGTCGCCAGGGTCCAGACGCTCAGCCTGGCAGCCTGGCCCAGTCCCACACCCCGCCAGCCAAAGCGCGGCCGTAGGCCCAGCCGGAGCCGGAGCACGGGGATCAGCAGGATGGCTGTCTGGGCGATGACACCGATCGTGGAGAACCCGGCTACGAGGAAGGTCTGGAAGGAACCCCAGTTATCCAGCGTGTGGGGGTTGGCAACGTTGGCGCCCAGGATGCCGATAAACATGCCCAGCCCGGCGATCGCCACGATGTTGTTCAGGATCGGCGCCCACATGGCCGGCCCGAAGGCTCCGTTGGCATTCAGGATCTGGGTCAGCAGGGCGTACAGGCCGTAGAAGAAGATCTGCGGGAGGCACCAGAACGCGAAGGACACGGCCAGGGACTTCTGCTGGGGCGAGTAGCCCTGCGTGGTCAGTTCAATCACCCAGGGCGCCAGCAGGGTCACCAACAGCGTTAATGTCAGCAGCACCAGTACGGCGAGGGTCAGCAGCCGGCTGATGTAGTCCGCTCCCCTGTCCGGGGCCTTGCTCGCCTTGATGATCTGGGGAACCAGGACGGCGTTGAAGACGCCGCCGGCCACCAGCAGGAAGATCAGGTTCGGCAGGTTGTTGGCGTTGATGAAGGTGTCATTGACGGTGGAGCCCAGGCCAAGCGCGGCGCCCAACATCCAGGTCTTTCCGAACCCCAGGAAACGTGAAACCAGGGTGCCGGCGGCCATGATGGCGCTGGAACGGGCTTCTCCGGGATGGGCAGCCGGGGAATTGGCGGCGCCGGAGGATGCGGGGGTGGGTTTGGCTGATGACATTGTCTTCATCGTCTCATCCGGGCGTGGTTTTGCGCGCCACCGCGGCCGGCGGCGGCGCCTTCCGTACGCTCAGTGGTGTCCGGGAAGCACTTCTTTGGCGAGATCCGCGATGCGGCGCTCGTTGGGGAAGGAGAGCTTGCGTGCGAGTTCATGGATGGGAACCCAGGCGACATCCACGGCTTCTTTGTCCGGATCGTTGTCAATCGTGAGTTCCCCGCCGGTGGCCTGCAGCAGGTAGTGGTGCACGGTCTTGTGGACACGGTGCCCGCTGACGGTGAACCAGTAGTCGATGCTTCCCAGCGGCGCGAGGATATCGCCCTCAATCCCGGTTTCCTCCGCGATTTCGCGCACGGCGGCTTCCTCGTTGCTTTCCTTGCCCTCCGGGTGGCCCTTCGGCAGGCACCATTCCAGGCGCCCCCCGCGGTTGAGGCGGGCGATGATCGCGACCCGGAGTTCGGCGTCGGACGTGTCCACAACGACGCCGCCGGCGGAGATTTCCTCCACGGTGGGCAGGGAGGCCTGTCCCGAGTGCTGGACGGGCGCGACATTGGCACCGATTGCCGACGGCAACGGTGCGTTTGTCCTCCTGCCGGGAGCGCTCGGTACGGGATGGGCCATGAAGTCCACTCTAACTACTCTTGCACGCTGTTGATGACCTAAACGTGGCTGGAAAGTGGACTGCGGGGAAAGTGGATTGCCGCCGCCGGCCCACTGACGGAACCAGCAACCGGACCCACAAAGGGATTCACGAACGGTTTCGGTGTGGTGCTGGCCCGGTTTTCTGACAAGCTTAAGAGACTATGGCGCACGCACATCACAAGATCGACTCCCACACCGTTGACTTCCAGGTGGATCCGGTGGTGCTGGAGCTTGGGCAGCGGTTCGTCGAAGCCGGCCATGAACTCTCCCTGGTGGGCGGGCCCGTCCGCGACCTCTTCCTGGGCCGGGCAGCCCTGGACCTGGACTTCACCACGGATGCCACTCCGGACCAGACCGTCGCGCTGATCAGGAAGTGGGCGGACAACTACTGGGAGATCGGGCGCGCCTTCGGGACCATCGGGATGCGCAAGGCCGGGTTCCAGATCGAGATCACCACCTACCGGGCCGACGCCTATGATCCGGAGTCCCGCAAACCGGTGGTGGCGTTCGGGCACTCACTCACCGACGACCTCCTGCGGCGGGATTTCACCATCAACGCCATGGCCCTGCGCCTGCCGTCGCTCGAACTCGTGGACCCCTTCGGCGGCGTCCGGGACCTGCACGCCTCGGTCCTCGCCACGCCGGGAGCGCCCGAAATCTCCTTTTCCGATGACCCGCTGCGGATGATGCGCGCCGCCCGCTTCGCCGCCCAACTGGGTGTGGCGGTCCGGGACGACGTCCGTGAGGCCATGACCCGGATGGCCGAACGGATCACCATCATTTCCGCGGAACGCGTGCGCGATGAACTGGTCAAGCTCATCTGCTCGGCCCATCCGCGGGCGGGGGTGGACCTGCTGGTGGATACCGGGCTGGCCGAGTTTGTGTTGCCTGAAGTGTCCGCCCTGCGCCTCGAGTCCGACGAGCACCACCGCCACAAAGACGTCTACCAGCACTCGCTCCAGGTCCTGGAGCAGGCGGCCGGCCTGGAAACGGAGGCGGACGGCCCGGTTCCGGGCCCGGACTTTGTGCTGCGGTTCGCCGCGCTGATGCACGACGTCGGCAAGCCGGCCACGCGCCGCTTCGAGCCCGGCGGCGCCGTCAGCTTCCGGCACCACGACATGGTGGGCTCCAAGCTGACCGCGAAGCGGATGAAGGCCCTCCGCTTCGACAACGACACCATCAAGGCCACGGCCCGGCTGGTGGAACTGCACATGCGGTTCTACGGCTACGGGGACGCAGGGTGGAGCGATTCCGCCGTCCGGCGTTACGTCACCGACGCCGGGCCCCTGCTGGAGCGACTGCACCGGCTCACCCGCTCGGACGTGACCACCCGCAACCAGCGCAAGGCGGACCGGCTCTCCTTCGCCTATGACGATCTCGAGGCCAGGATCGCGGCCCTGCGTGAGCAGGAATCCCTCGAGGCCGTCCGTCCCGACCTCGACGGCGGGCAGATCATGGTGCTGCTC from Arthrobacter sp. PAMC25564 encodes:
- the trxB gene encoding thioredoxin-disulfide reductase: MSNAENTASEVRDVIIVGSGPAGYTAAVYTARANLKPLLLAGSVTAGGELMNTTDVENYPGFPEGIMGPDLMENFEKQAARFGTDIQFEDVTELDLDGDIKTVTIATGETFRARSIILSTGSAYRELGLPNEKRLSGHGVSWCATCDGFFFKGQDIAVIGGGDSAMEEALFLTKFAKSVTVVHRRDSLRASKIMADRAQEHEKINFVWNTGVEDIIGQDKVTGLRLKNLVNGTESELPVTGVFVAIGNDPRTDLVKDKLDLTPAGTIAVEGRSSKTSIKGVFAAGDVIDPTYRQAITASGSGCVAALDVEHYLADFHA
- the murJ gene encoding murein biosynthesis integral membrane protein MurJ yields the protein MKTMSSAKPTPASSGAANSPAAHPGEARSSAIMAAGTLVSRFLGFGKTWMLGAALGLGSTVNDTFINANNLPNLIFLLVAGGVFNAVLVPQIIKASKAPDRGADYISRLLTLAVLVLLTLTLLVTLLAPWVIELTTQGYSPQQKSLAVSFAFWCLPQIFFYGLYALLTQILNANGAFGPAMWAPILNNIVAIAGLGMFIGILGANVANPHTLDNWGSFQTFLVAGFSTIGVIAQTAILLIPVLRLRLGLRPRFGWRGVGLGQAARLSVWTLATAAVGQLAFLYVMRIATIPGAERLRLEHAGDPAASSLPGNAVLEVASQLYLLPHSIIALSLATVLFNRMTRASQDGNRNELRNALSHGLRTMAVATVFGALALFALAGPLGMFFSGGLRQDGVMLAQTLTILALSTPFMSANFMMSRVFYANEDARTPFFIQLVLALVNVVSAFLIQFLPFDQIIFAIAILYTGGNILSVIVSAFFLRRLLGHLDGPRIANSYIRMGYAALGSAIAGTVALWLLGSYNPDGFAWSNRIAALVTIVIVGPIMLAAYLFLLKIFHVTELRDLLRPLLGRLGRGPAAEPGPRPEGAVPAHATPERATVSVDTGLIPRISGEFDAASFRAGPDLRGREEFFDRRPSGPEGGYLPSEDVPNTAQGGLGREDIPLPGRRTYQGPAGHNPYFPFGRKKKK
- a CDS encoding CCA tRNA nucleotidyltransferase codes for the protein MAHAHHKIDSHTVDFQVDPVVLELGQRFVEAGHELSLVGGPVRDLFLGRAALDLDFTTDATPDQTVALIRKWADNYWEIGRAFGTIGMRKAGFQIEITTYRADAYDPESRKPVVAFGHSLTDDLLRRDFTINAMALRLPSLELVDPFGGVRDLHASVLATPGAPEISFSDDPLRMMRAARFAAQLGVAVRDDVREAMTRMAERITIISAERVRDELVKLICSAHPRAGVDLLVDTGLAEFVLPEVSALRLESDEHHRHKDVYQHSLQVLEQAAGLETEADGPVPGPDFVLRFAALMHDVGKPATRRFEPGGAVSFRHHDMVGSKLTAKRMKALRFDNDTIKATARLVELHMRFYGYGDAGWSDSAVRRYVTDAGPLLERLHRLTRSDVTTRNQRKADRLSFAYDDLEARIAALREQESLEAVRPDLDGGQIMVLLGLRPGPVVGRAYKFLLEERMEHGPLDPAVAEARLRQWWAAQPEAASPAGMSETGTSHGAATVAAGVEPSTTEES
- the trxA gene encoding thioredoxin encodes the protein MSNAKDVTDASFSTDVLAADKPVIVDFWAEWCGPCRKLGPILDEISVEYGEKVNVVKVNVDDNPAIAAQYGITSIPAVYLFQGGEVKSTVIGARPKQFFEKEFADVLS
- a CDS encoding NUDIX hydrolase; this translates as MAHPVPSAPGRRTNAPLPSAIGANVAPVQHSGQASLPTVEEISAGGVVVDTSDAELRVAIIARLNRGGRLEWCLPKGHPEGKESNEEAAVREIAEETGIEGDILAPLGSIDYWFTVSGHRVHKTVHHYLLQATGGELTIDNDPDKEAVDVAWVPIHELARKLSFPNERRIADLAKEVLPGHH
- a CDS encoding ABC transporter substrate-binding protein encodes the protein MSHPIDVGSVLGGRYKVTATVLTSHDQDLVLDGVDQVLNRAVSILVAGPGNADQVAQSAREVATGERPGHVQILDLGLSDSTTYLITNHTSAADLLDLVVSANPPYVEPFFTDTLGSEIFGQARSQEPETYDGLYDDEEVDAGYISYGQNQPQQPGRQPTAPPVPPSRVPAPAPASEAAPPAPSAGNGAAALGAAGLGAGAAGYAAAAASDSPDTAPQEATPHTTAPQPIQNGAADHPAGPATAPAAAEPPKVSLWSDEDYDYDAVEQPAHPAEQGYIAEPAAAASAGRGTFDRAPGNFPASARGNDGTRGNDSGEDFYDEDEEQSREPRSMRWLVGGLLAAVLVVGLIFAVTNLGSLFKSSPQPNAGAGSASSPAETSAQPSGTASSAPVAGPPVIEGVTRLGNFDFAGTYDGDLVKTFDGNGASYWSDMEFATDNWGGLATEVPLVVKLKGPSKVSSVTLSQLGASGGSISVFTNDRPALDGAKQVGSNSFTSPDLTMPLPEPVTAQYVIVSIKTLPKLAAPKTRYGYGLRLAEIKVQ